The genomic DNA TTCCAGATAATCAAACAGCTTATCCTTATCAACCCAGTCGTAATATTTTCTCTTGGCAAGATTCAGCCATTTTTCCTCTGTTCTGAGCTTATCCGAAACTATGATATCCTCTATTCCCATTTCATTCAGCTGCCATACAAAGGCACTTCCTATAAATCCTGCTGCTCCAGTAACTATTATCATTTTTTATACCTCCCCGGCAAATATTTTAGCCAATCTTTCCATTGCTTCATTTATATCAGTATATTCAAGTATTGTTATTTTTTGGTTTCCTCTTATCATAGCCGACAGCTTTTTCTCAGAGCTCTGATCGTAAAGACATATTACCCTTTTTTCCATTGCATCGGCATAACCGATTTCATAGCCTACTCCTATAGAAAGTATCGATACTTCCGCGACCATTATGTCACTTTCTCTAAGCCAGTTTATATCCTGCTCATATATTTCCCTGTCTGTCTGATGATAAACGAATTTTTCCTCTTCAGGCTCTGATATATGCTCTGTAAGAACTTTACCATATTCCTTTAATTTTCCTATTATCATCTCGAATTCTTTTCTTTTTTCTCTTCCGCCTCTTACCGAGCCTGCAAAATATATTTTCATATTCTATTACACCTTTCTGTTTTCATTCATTTAGTTAAAAAGGAAGATTTGAAATTCTTCCTTTGGTCTGATACATCGATCCGCTTAGTTTGATCCAAAGTACTAATGCTTGTTTTTTTGTTCATAAAGCTCATTCCAGATGTAAAAAAGTTCTTTTGGTGCATAATTATCTCCAATATCCACACCTTTTCTATTTTCACCGTGAAAATCAGACCCGGCACTTCTTATAAGAGAAAATTTTTCTGCTATTTTTTCAAAGTATTTCATATCTTCCTTTGAAAATAGGGAATAGTATGTTTCTATTCCATCCAGTCCATGATCCTTCATATCCTTCACAAGCCGGACAAAGTCTTCTTCTTCCAGTCCTATAAGCTTAGGGTGGGCTAAAAACGCCAACCCTCCGCTTTTTTTTATTATCTCTATTCCGTCAAAAGGATTCAGATTTGATTTTGGAACATAGGCAAGTCCGTTTGATCCCAGATATTTGCTAAATGCTTCCTTTACATCTTTTACGTAACCTTTGGCTATCAGAGCTCTTGCCAGGTGTGTTCTGCTTATAATTACTCCTTCTGCCTCACGGAATGTATCCTCTTTCGTAATCTCTATTCCATGATTATTCAGTATTTTTATAGCTTTTTCATTTCTGTTGATTCTTGCCTGTTTCATTTCATTAGAAAAATCTATCAGGCTTTTATCTTTCTCATCTATAAAATAACCGAGTATATGTACTTCTTTTCCTTTATATTCTGTAGATATCTCTATTCCGTTTATGAATTTTATGTTATTTTCTATGCACTCTTTCGCAGCCTCGGCAAGTCCTTCCACAGTGTCATGATCTGTAAGCGACAATATTTTTATACCCTTTTCACCGGATCTTTTCACTAATTCAGAAACACTGAAAGTTCCGTCTGAATATAGAGAATGCATATGAAGATCTACCATTACTGCTACCTTCTTCCTTTATGATTCTGTCTTTCCAGTTCTCTTCTTTTCTTTCTTGAAACATGAAGCATTTCACTTTCCGCCTTCTCAAGTGCATCTTCCACTTCCTCGGCTTCTTCTATTTCTGCATGGGGAGCCTGAAGACTCTGTGCTCTTTCCTCAGCTTCCATCTCCTCTTCTGTTTTGAATCTCAGCTTCATCAGAAATGAACTTACTTCTCTTTTTATACCGTCTATCATTTCATTATAAAGATCGGTACTTATTATTTTATACTCATTAATCGGATTCTTTTGCCCGTATGATCTCAGATAAATTCCTTCACGTAATTCAGTAAGATTTTTCAGGTTCTCTCTCCATCTCTGATCCAATACCTCCAGCATTATGTATCTTTCCACATCTCTAAACTGATCAGAGCCGATTTCCCGCTCTTTGTTATTATATCTGTCAAGAAGATCCTGAATAATTTCAGCTTTCATTTTATTTTTTTCCATATCAAGATACAGCTCCGGAACATGGTAATTATAATTATCTCTCAAATTATCCACCAGATAATCAAAGTTCCAGTCCTCTCTTGAATCTCCCGAAAGAGCGTTATCAATTAAATCCTCTACTGTTTCTTTCATCATGGAAATAATCAGGTCTTTCAGATCTTCATTTCTCAAAACAAGATCTCTTTGCGCGTAGACTACTTCTCTCTGTTTATTATTAATATCATCATATTCCAGCAGATTTTTTCTTATTGAGAAGTTTCTGCTTTCTACTCTTTTTTGTGCTCCTTCTACTGCTTTTGTAATGAATTTATTTCTTATTTCCTCATGCTCTTCTACTTTCAGAGAAGCCATCATATTCTGCAGTCTGTCTCCGCCGAACAGTCTCATCAGATCATCCTCAAGAGACAGATAAAATTCTGATGCTCCCGGATCTCCCTGACGTCCTGCCCGTCCTCTAAGCTGGTTATCTATACGTCTGCTCTCGTGTCTCTCTGTTCCCAGTATGAATAATCCTCCTGCTGCTATGACTTTCTCCTTATTTTCCTCACATTCAATCTGATACTGATCTACCAGTTCCCTGAATTCAGGAGTTCCTCTTTCAGCAGTTTTTAGTGCAAGAGATTCAGGATCTCCGCCCAGTTTTATATCCGTTCCTCTTCCGGCCATGTTTGTCGCTATTGTTACTGCTTTATATCTTCCCGCCTGTGCTATTATCTCAGCTTCTCTTGTATGCTGCTTTGCATTCAGTACATCATGCGGAATCCTTGCTTTTTTCAGCAGCTTTGACAGATCCTCGGAGTTTTGTATTGAAGCCGTACCTACCAGTACCGGCTGTCCGTTCTCATAAAGTTCTTTTATTTTTTCTACTATTGCATTATATTTTGCTCTTTTTGTAATGTAAATAACATCAGAAAAATCTCTTCTTATAACAGGCTTATTTGTAGGTATTGCCACAACACCCAGCTTGTATATCTGCTTAAACTCATCTTCCTCTGTTTTTGCAGTACCCGTCATTCCCGACAATTTTTCATACATTCTGAAATAGTTCTGCAGTGTAATTGTAGCAAGAGTCTGATTTTCCCCGGCTACTTCCAGATTTTCCTTAGCTTCTATAGCCTGGTGAAGACCGTCGGAATATCTTCTTCCTTCCATTAGTCTTCCTGTAAACTCATCTACTATTATTACTTCGTCATCTTCATTTATTATGTAGTCTCTGTCCAGCTTAAACAGTTCTTTAGCCTTTAATGCCTGTGCCAGAAAGTGGGTAAGCTCTACATGCTCCGGTGAATAAAGGTTTTCTATATTCAGAATTTTCTCTACATTCTTTATACCTTTTTCAGTCATTGTTACATTGTGTCCTTTTTCATCCACTTCGTAATCTTCGTAGTCTTCCTCAGGTATCACAGTATTTTTCTTATCTTTTATTTTTTCTGTCTTCACACTTCTTTTCAGCTGCAGTACTACTTTCGCAAAAACATTATACCAGTGTGTAGTTTCTTCTGCTGCTCCCGAAATTATAAGAGGTGTTCTTGCCTCATCTATCAGAATCGAATCTATCTCATCGACTATTGCATAATGATGCAGTCTTTGTACTTTTTCTTTGATATTATGAACCATATTATCTCTCAGGTAATCAAAACCGAATTCATTATTCGTACCATAAGTAATATCAGATGCATAAGCTCTTTTTCTCTCTTCATTTGATATTCCGTTTATTATTACCCCTACTGACAGTCCGAGAAAATTATACAGAGGTCTCATTATCTCCATATCTCTTTGTGCCAGATAATCATTTACCGTAATTATATGTACACCTTTGCTTGAAAGTGCATTCAGATAAATAGCAAGTGTCGCCATCAGGGTTTTTCCTTCTCCGGTTTTCATCTCTGCTATTCTTCCGCTGTGCAGAATCATTCCTCCTATTAACTGCACATCATAATGACGCATTCGAAGTACTCTTTTTGCCCCTTCTCTTGCCACGGCAAAAGCTTCCGGCAATATATCGTCAAGATCTTCCCCGCCTTCAAATCTTATTTTGAACTCTTCTGTTTTTCCTTTCAGTTCAAAATCTGTAAGTTTTTCTATCTTTGGCTCAAGGGCATTTATCGCGTCTACCTTTTTCATTAATTTTCTTACTTCTCTCTCATCAGAAGTTCCGAATATTTTGTTTGCTACTGCGTTTAACATTTTTTCTCCTTTAAGTTTTATTTTTCAGTAATATTTATATGACAAAATAAAGGAGTTCCTATTCCAGACTTCTCTCCATCACTTCCTGAAGCTTTTTATTTTTTATTTCTTCATTTTTATTTATATATATTATTTTTTCAGTCTCTTTTTTTGAACTTATAAAATAATTTCTAAAGTCTTCGGGCTTTATGCTGGCTTCTGTATAATAACTGTCATGCAGATCCTTGAGCTCGTCTATACTAAGATTATCCTTTTTTATATCTTTTATCTTAAGTATAAGTCTTTTTAACTCTTCCTCATTCAGACCCGATATAAAGTCCAGTTTTTCCCTGTGTATAATTAAACCCTGACTTTTTTCAGCATAATTATTTGTATAACTTAAAAGAAATAATACTAATGATGCCAAAAACAAGGCTTTTTTACTTTTCATGTTTTACCTCTTTTTTCTTATTAATTATCGGTTTTTTTACAGGCATATTGTTAAATTAACTTGATTTCCGCCAATATCAAAACACTCATATCCATTCCGTTTATTCAAATATTAATATATAGACGGAACAGAGCAATCCTATTTTATCATTTATTAATAAATTTGTATAGTTAAATAGTGAAATTATTATGCTTTTCAAAGAAAAAAATATTTTTTTAATTATAAACAATATTTTGAGAAATATTCCGATAATTTATAACCTATATATTTTTTAATAAAATATTTTTATAAATTTATTTTTATTCTATTTTTATCATATTTAATCATAATTTTGTCAGATTGGATGCTTTGTTATATTTTTCTATCCTGCCAAAATAAATAATATTAATATAATAAAATAAAAGATATCAATTATTACAGTATATTTCATACTCTTTTTTGTTATAAAAAGAAATTTTACAATCAGCAGTAAAAGTGATATTACTGTCAGCAGAAATGCTATCTTTGTATTTATTCTCTCCATTCCGTAAACAGCTGTAAATATTAACAAAAAAAATATGTAAAAACCTGCTGTTGCAATACTCAGAAAATAATCGAATATTTTTACAAAGGCTTTCTCTCTATATTTTTTATACATAAAATATTTTATACCGTATATCAAAAAAATTATTCCTATTAATCCTGCCATGTTTATTTCATACTCCTTTATGAAAAATAAAATTTTATATACATTTTAGCACAAAAAATATAGAATATTCAAAGAAAATCTCAATAACAAAAGTTTTTTATGATATAATTCTGTTAAAATAAATCTAATTTCACAATGAAAAATTATAAATAAAGAGGTGTATAAAATGAAAGATATCATAATCTGCAAATATATGGAAAAATATACTGAAGCCCGTAGCAGCAGCAACGTAATAAAGATAATCCAGACATTAGCCGAAAACGGAGAAATTATTATCGAAAATAAATCTTATCCTATAGAATTCGGAAACCTTTATTTTATAAACTGCTCAAAAAAATACTCTGTAATACCAGCTCAAAAAGATGATTATCTCCAGAATACTGTTATGGTTTCCAGAGAATTTTTGGATAAACTCACAGAATTATTGGATTTTACCAAAGAGACAGAAGATATTTTTAAAAACGGATATTTTCTTCCTGTTAAACATCATAAAATCATTGATGACCACTTCAAAAAAATGTCTTCTGTATATAATTCAGAAAAGGCTTTTTCAAAAGCTCTCTTTACGGCTAAATTTTTGGAGCTGCTAAATTATGCTGTTTCTTCTCTTTAACAGTTAATAATATCTCAAAGTTTTCCTTGACCTTCCCCTTACGGAAAAGTGTATAATTATATCAAAGCCCGGGAAAATAATTTTAAGGAGGTTATAAAACATGCTGCCTATAGGTATTTTTTCAAAATTTTGTAATGTTACCACCAAAACTTTAAGATACTATGATGAAATAGGTCTTTTGAAACCTGTGTACATTAATAATGAAAACGGATACCGGTATTATAATACCGAACAGCTGGTAACAGTACTGGTAATAAAAAAGTTAAAACTATACGGTTTTTCTCTGGAGGAAATTTCAGAGATAATGAAAACACCTGATGACAATGATCTTTTTCTTTTTTATATGAAGAAAAAACAGGAGGATATGCAGAATAAAATAAAAGACTATACCCATATTCTTACTAGTTTAAATAAGGATATTATAAATTTAGAAAAAGGAGTAAATATTATGGCATATTTAGATGATATTCAAGTAAGCATCACAGAAACACAGCCTAAAAACATTCTTTTTCTCAGACAAAAAATGAATGTCAGCGATTACGGGGGGTATCTGGGCAGGCTCTATGAAATAATTATGAAAGATAAATACAAAACTATTGGTGCTCCCTTATCTATACATCACGATAAGGAGTTTGACCCGGAAAATTATGATATTGAGATAGCAGTGCCTGTAGAGGATAAAACTGAAAAAACCCGCGAGCTTTCAGGCGGTTTATGCGCAACAGTACTCTACAAAGGTCCGTATTCTAATCTTACTTCTGTTTATGCAAAATTGATTCAATGGATAGAAACTGAGGGATATAAAATTACAAATGCCCCATATGAAATTTATCTCACTAATCCCGGAACCACAGCGCCGGAAAATTATATGACAGAAATATATTTCCCTGTTGCCAAAAAATAAATCATCAGAATTTTGCAGTCAAAATCTGATAAAAAAATTTTATATGTTAAAAGGACAGTTTAAGCTGTCCTTTTTATCATAATTCTATTTTTAAAACTTACAAAGCCCATATAAAGTAAGGAATCATCTCCATTGCACTTTCTTCTGTCTTTGCAGTAAATACATTCTGAGATATCATCGAACTGTTATCAGTGGCAATTCCGCTGTTTACCGCTGCTTTGGCATATGGATGCAGTGCTACTTTTTTATCTTTTATCACACCTGCTATTTCAAATACCAGACCTGCTGCACAATGTCCTGCCAGTTTTTTGTTTAATTCATTAAATTTAGCTATTACCTCAAACATATCTTTATATTCTGCTTCTTCCTTATGCTTTGCAAATTCCTTGATCGCATCTCCGCATGCAAACACTGCACCGTCATATTCTGCTTCATGACCTTTCAGATCACCGATTACACCATCTAATTCCAAAGCCAGCCCTGAATTAGTTTTTACATTTTTTGTACTGTTTACTGCAAATGTTTTATACTCCACACCATTTTCAAAAAATGCTTCCAGATATGCGAATAATCCATAACCATTCACTGGATTTGGTACCAATACTGCTACTTTCTTTCCCATTACAAAACCTCCTGACTGTATTTTTTCTATATATAAATCTGCCTGTTTTTATGAGCTGTCATTTTATCTGCTGCAGTTTTATATTTTTTATCTATCTTACTCTTTACTATTAATATCAGCTGTTTAATAAAGCTTTACAACTTCGCTGAAATCAAGAAACTTTCTGTCTCCCGGTACTTCATCAGCAGCTCCGAAAGGCATTTGAGCTCTTAATCTCCATGTAGAAGGTACATTCCATTCCTTTTTTACCGAAGCATCTATCAGCGGGTTATAATGCTGCAATGATGCTGCAAGTCCTTCTGTATGTAACAGCATCCACACTGAGTGCTGCAGCATTCCGTTTGCCTGCTCTGCCCATACAGGAAAGTTATCTGCATATAATGAGAAATTATCCTGCATATTTTTTACTGTTGTATCTTCTTCAAAAAACAGTATTGTACCAAAACCTGCTGCAAAACCGTTTAATTTATCTTCAGTAGGCTTAAAATCCTGTCCTTCGGGTAATGTTTTCTTTACCTCGGCTTTAGCTATATCCCAAAGCTTTTTATTTTCATCTCCAGTTACTACAATCATTCTTGCACTCTGCATACCAAATGCAGAAGGTGTATAAAGTGCCACTTTTAAAATTTCTTCGATTTTTTCTTTTGTCATATTTTCAGGTTTTTTCAAATTTCTTATTGATCTACGTTCCTTAATTGCATCTGCAATACTTTTAGAATTCATTGACATTCTAAATCACTCCCTTAATTAAGTTTTATTTTAAAAGTTTCAAGTGTTTCATAATATTTCCAGAATATCTTTTATACTTGTATCTTTAAGAACCTGCTCCATAGCTTCCTGTGCTTTCAAAAGAAATATTTCCAGTACTCCCTGTATTTTTGCACCTACAGGACAGTCTGTATTGGGATGCTCATGAATACTGAACAGTTCTCCGGCAGAAACCACTTCTCCCGCCTTATACACATCATATAAAGATATCTCTTCCGGTGCCTTCAAAAGATGTGCACCGCCTGTACCGCTTTTCACGTCTATTAATCCTGCTTCTTTTAGTTTCCCCATAATTCTTCTTATGACCACAGGATTCGTATTTACGCTGCCGGCAATAAATTCAGAAGTAAATATTTTGTCTTTTCCGCATTCCAGCAATACCAATATATGAATTGCCACACTAAATCTACTGCTTATTTTCATTTTTACCACCTCTGATGTAACTATTATAGTTACATCTTCAAAAAAAGTCAAGTTATTTTTTTATATACAAATAAAATACAGCCTGCTTTAATTGATCAAAGCATTATTTTATTGAGCTTCACCAGCTTGATTATTATTTATTTTAATCTATATTTCTAATATCATAGTATATTTTTTTATTAATTAAGAAAAACCGGATCAAATGATCCGGTTTTCTCTATATTAATTTTGTGAATAATCAAGTGAAGCCAATCTCTTGTAGTAATTCCATCTGTCCTGAGCATTGCTCTTATTTTGTGCAAATAATACTTTTGCTCTTTCAGGGAATTCTCCTGCAAGAATTGTATATCTTCTTTCTCTTTTCAGATAATCTTCAAATTTATCCCAATCAGGATCCTTACAATCTATTTGTAACGGATTCTTACCTTGTTCGATTAATCTTGGATCAAATCTGAAAATTGGCCAGTATCCAGCTTCTGTAGCTAATTTTTCTTCAGTCTGAGATTTTCCCATACCTTCTTTGATTCCGTGTGCTATACATGGTGAGTATGCTATTACAATTGATGGTCCCGGATAAGCCTCAGCTTCTTTGAATGCTTTTAGTGCCTGATTTTGATTTGCACCCATAGAGATTTGAGCTACATAAATATTTCCATAAGTCATAGAAATAGCTGCCAGGTCTTTTTTCTTAGTTGGTTTACCAGATGCCGCAAATTTTTCTACAGATGCTGCAGGTGATGACTTAGATGCCTGTCCTCCAGTATTAGAATAAAGCTCTGTATCTAATACAAGAACATTTACATCTTCTCCTGATGCAAGTACATGGTCAAGACCTCCGTAACCTATATCATATGCCCATCCATCTCCTCCGAATATCCATTGTGATTTCTTAACGAGATATTGTTTTAGAGAAAGAATTTCTTTTGCTCCCTGTCCGCTTTCTTTTTCCAGTAACGGAAGCATTTTATTTCTTAATTCTTTTGTTTTATCTCCGTTTTGTTTGTTTTCTATCCATTCTTTGTATAATCCCTGTAATTCAGGAGATACTTCGTTCATAGTATTTGTCATTACTACTTCTATTCTGTTTCTAAGAGTTTCTACTCCTAAGAACATCCCGAATCCGTACTCAGCATTATCTTCAAATAATGAAGATGCCCAAGCTGGTCCTTCTCCGTCAGCATTTGTAGTATAAGGTGTTGCCGGTGCAGATCCTCCGTAAATAGAAGAACATCCTGTAGCATTTGCTACCATCATTCTGTCACCGAATAACTGTGTAACTAATTTTACATATGGTGTTTCCCCGCATCCTGCACATGCTCCAGAGAATTCAAATAACGGCTGTGCAAACTGAGAAGATTTTACATTATCTTTACCCATAATATGATCTTTGTAGCTTACTTTATTAAATAAGTAATCTGTATTTTCTTTTTCGCCTTTATCTATTTGTGATTCAATAGGCTCCATTTTAATAGCTTTTCCTTTTGGTGCAGGACATACGTTTACGCATGATCCGCATCCTGTACAGTCTAATGTAGAAACCTGTATTTTATACTGAAGACCTTCAAGTCCTTTACCCATAGCTTTTATAGTTGTTAATCCTTCCGGCGCAGCTGCAAGCTCTTCTTCATTAATTAAGAATGGTCTTATTACTGCATGAGGACAAACAAAAGCACACTGGTTACACTGTATACAGTTTTCAGGTACCCATTCAGGAACATTTACTGCTATTCCTCTTTTTTCATATGCAGTAGTTCCGTTTTCAAACGTTCCGTCTTCATATCCTAAGAATGCTGATACTGGTAATTCATCACCTTTTACTGCATTGATAGGTTCTGCTATTCTTTTTACGAATTCTGGTTTTCCGCTGTCTACTATATCTTTGTCTACAGGAAGGTTAGACCATGCAGGATCTACTGTTACTTCTACAAGTCCTTCAGTTCCTTTGTCTACAGCCGCCCAGTTCATTTTTACTATGTCCTGTCCTTTTGCACCGTATGTTTTTTCGATGTATTCTTTCATGTATGTTTTAGCTTCTTCATAAGGTATTACATTAGTCAGCTTGAAGAATGCAGACTGCATAATTGTATTCGTTCTAGTACCCAATCCTACTTCTTCCGCCATAGCTGTTGCGTTTATGATATAAAACTTTGCTTTTCTGTCAGCAAGTAATTTTTTTATTTCATTCGGCAGATGTTCCACTACTTTATCTGCATCCCAGATACTGTTTAGTAAGAAAGATCCTCCTTCTTTAAGTCCTGTAAGCATATCATATTTCCCTAAATATGCAGGAACAGAACATGCTACGAAGTTAGCCTTTGTAACTAAGTATGTAGATCTGATCGGATCTTTACTGAATCTAAGGTGAGATCTTGTTACTCCTCCTGATTTCTTAGAATCATATGCAAAATATCCTTGTGAATACAGAGGTGTTTTATCCCCTATGATTTTAATTGAGTTTTTGTTTGCTCCTACTGTTCCGTCTGATCCCAGTCCGAAGAATAAACACTCAGTTACATCTGCATTTCCTGTGAAAACAGGTTCAGCAAGCGGTAATGATGTGAATGTAACATCATCTATTATTCCTATAGTGAACTGATCTTTTGGTTCAGGCTGCTTTAAGTTATTATATACTGCTACTATCTGTTCAGGAGTAGTATCTTTTGAAGATAAACCGTATCTTCCCCCTACTATGATCGGAGCATTTTCTTTTCCGTAGTAAATAGATTTTACATCAAGATATAAAGGTTCTCCTGTAGCTCCAGGTTCTTTAGTTCTGTCTAATACTCCCAGTCTTTTTACACTCTTAGGCATTGCATCAAAGAAGTATTTTGCCGAGAATGGTCTGTATAGGTGAACACTTAGTAATCCTACTTTTTCACCTTTTGATATTAAAAGATCTACTGTTTCTTTTATAGCTTCTGTTACTGATCCCATTGCTACTATTACATATTCTGCATTCGGGTCTCCGTAATATACAAACGGTGCATATTCTCTTCCAGTTACCTTCGAGATTTCCTTTAAATAATGATTCATGATATCAGGTACTGCATCATAAAATTTATTTTGTACTTCTCTTGTCTGGAAATATATATCATCATTTTCAGCAGTTCCTCTTGTTACCGGATGCTCAGGATTTAATGCATGCTCTCTGAATCTTGTTACTGCTTCCATATCGATTAAGTCTTCATATACTTTATAATCCATTACTTCTACTTTTTGTATTTCATGTGAAGTTCTGAATCCGTCAAAAAAGTGTAAAACTGGAACTCTTGATTTTATTGCAGCTAAATGTGCAACACCAGCTAAGTCCATTACCTGCTGAACTGAACCAGTTGCCAGCATTGACCATCCGGCCTGTCTTGCAGAGTAAATATCAGAGTGGTCTCCAAAGATTGATAAAGCCTGAGCTGACAGTGCTCTAGCACTTACATGCATTACTCCAGGTAATAATTCTCCGGCTATTTTATACATATTAGGTATTTTTAAAAGTAAACCTTGTGACGCCGTATAAGTAGTCGTTAACGCTCCTGATTGCAGTGATCCATGTACAGTTCCTGCTGCTCCTCCTTCTGATTGCATTTCCGCCATTTTTACCGGTACGCCGAACAGATTTTTCTTTCCGTATGCTGCCCATTCATCTGTGTATTCAGCCATTGGTGAAGATGGTGTGATTGGATAAATTCCGGCAACTTCTGTAAATGCATATGATGCATATGCGGCTGCCTGGTTTCCATCCATAGTTTTCATTACTTTAGCCATTTCTTTTCCTCCCTAGATTTATATATAAAAATTATTATTACGTTCATAAAAATCATACTACTAATTTTGTCGTTTAGTCAAGCAGATTTTTTGCTCAAAGCCTTTGTTTCGAATACTTTGAAGTGTATATATTTTGAAGTTCAAAGCATTTATTTTCTAAAAGCTAGATATTTAGAGCCACCTAAAAAATCAACCTTGTTAATTTCTTAACTTTTTTCTGACTTTTACGATTATACTTTTTTTTTATAAATAAACCTAAATGTATTTATTTGATTTATGCTTTAAAATTTAGTATAAATCCGTC from Sebaldella termitidis ATCC 33386 includes the following:
- a CDS encoding DJ-1/PfpI family protein — encoded protein: MGKKVAVLVPNPVNGYGLFAYLEAFFENGVEYKTFAVNSTKNVKTNSGLALELDGVIGDLKGHEAEYDGAVFACGDAIKEFAKHKEEAEYKDMFEVIAKFNELNKKLAGHCAAGLVFEIAGVIKDKKVALHPYAKAAVNSGIATDNSSMISQNVFTAKTEESAMEMIPYFIWAL
- a CDS encoding Rrf2 family transcriptional regulator; the encoded protein is MKISSRFSVAIHILVLLECGKDKIFTSEFIAGSVNTNPVVIRRIMGKLKEAGLIDVKSGTGGAHLLKAPEEISLYDVYKAGEVVSAGELFSIHEHPNTDCPVGAKIQGVLEIFLLKAQEAMEQVLKDTSIKDILEIL
- a CDS encoding MerR family transcriptional regulator; the encoded protein is MLPIGIFSKFCNVTTKTLRYYDEIGLLKPVYINNENGYRYYNTEQLVTVLVIKKLKLYGFSLEEISEIMKTPDDNDLFLFYMKKKQEDMQNKIKDYTHILTSLNKDIINLEKGVNIMAYLDDIQVSITETQPKNILFLRQKMNVSDYGGYLGRLYEIIMKDKYKTIGAPLSIHHDKEFDPENYDIEIAVPVEDKTEKTRELSGGLCATVLYKGPYSNLTSVYAKLIQWIETEGYKITNAPYEIYLTNPGTTAPENYMTEIYFPVAKK
- a CDS encoding nucleoside 2-deoxyribosyltransferase; amino-acid sequence: MKIYFAGSVRGGREKRKEFEMIIGKLKEYGKVLTEHISEPEEEKFVYHQTDREIYEQDINWLRESDIMVAEVSILSIGVGYEIGYADAMEKRVICLYDQSSEKKLSAMIRGNQKITILEYTDINEAMERLAKIFAGEV
- a CDS encoding nitroreductase family protein produces the protein MSMNSKSIADAIKERRSIRNLKKPENMTKEKIEEILKVALYTPSAFGMQSARMIVVTGDENKKLWDIAKAEVKKTLPEGQDFKPTEDKLNGFAAGFGTILFFEEDTTVKNMQDNFSLYADNFPVWAEQANGMLQHSVWMLLHTEGLAASLQHYNPLIDASVKKEWNVPSTWRLRAQMPFGAADEVPGDRKFLDFSEVVKLY
- a CDS encoding PHP domain-containing protein translates to MVDLHMHSLYSDGTFSVSELVKRSGEKGIKILSLTDHDTVEGLAEAAKECIENNIKFINGIEISTEYKGKEVHILGYFIDEKDKSLIDFSNEMKQARINRNEKAIKILNNHGIEITKEDTFREAEGVIISRTHLARALIAKGYVKDVKEAFSKYLGSNGLAYVPKSNLNPFDGIEIIKKSGGLAFLAHPKLIGLEEEDFVRLVKDMKDHGLDGIETYYSLFSKEDMKYFEKIAEKFSLIRSAGSDFHGENRKGVDIGDNYAPKELFYIWNELYEQKNKH
- the secA gene encoding preprotein translocase subunit SecA, whose amino-acid sequence is MLNAVANKIFGTSDEREVRKLMKKVDAINALEPKIEKLTDFELKGKTEEFKIRFEGGEDLDDILPEAFAVAREGAKRVLRMRHYDVQLIGGMILHSGRIAEMKTGEGKTLMATLAIYLNALSSKGVHIITVNDYLAQRDMEIMRPLYNFLGLSVGVIINGISNEERKRAYASDITYGTNNEFGFDYLRDNMVHNIKEKVQRLHHYAIVDEIDSILIDEARTPLIISGAAEETTHWYNVFAKVVLQLKRSVKTEKIKDKKNTVIPEEDYEDYEVDEKGHNVTMTEKGIKNVEKILNIENLYSPEHVELTHFLAQALKAKELFKLDRDYIINEDDEVIIVDEFTGRLMEGRRYSDGLHQAIEAKENLEVAGENQTLATITLQNYFRMYEKLSGMTGTAKTEEDEFKQIYKLGVVAIPTNKPVIRRDFSDVIYITKRAKYNAIVEKIKELYENGQPVLVGTASIQNSEDLSKLLKKARIPHDVLNAKQHTREAEIIAQAGRYKAVTIATNMAGRGTDIKLGGDPESLALKTAERGTPEFRELVDQYQIECEENKEKVIAAGGLFILGTERHESRRIDNQLRGRAGRQGDPGASEFYLSLEDDLMRLFGGDRLQNMMASLKVEEHEEIRNKFITKAVEGAQKRVESRNFSIRKNLLEYDDINNKQREVVYAQRDLVLRNEDLKDLIISMMKETVEDLIDNALSGDSREDWNFDYLVDNLRDNYNYHVPELYLDMEKNKMKAEIIQDLLDRYNNKEREIGSDQFRDVERYIMLEVLDQRWRENLKNLTELREGIYLRSYGQKNPINEYKIISTDLYNEMIDGIKREVSSFLMKLRFKTEEEMEAEERAQSLQAPHAEIEEAEEVEDALEKAESEMLHVSRKKRRELERQNHKGRR